The following coding sequences are from one Candidatus Kapaibacterium sp. window:
- a CDS encoding MFS transporter, whose protein sequence is MSLSEKSPEAKVNYKLMALLFTGVLMGALDIAIIGPALPAIKSAFNISTRDASWVINIYLLMNMLSAPLMSKLSDIHGRRIIYIIDVALFGIGSIVIALAPDFTTVLIGRAIQGFGSGGIFPVASAVIGDTFPKEKQGSALGMIGAVFGLAFIVGPIVGGLLLMYNWQFIFVINIPIAIVIIYFSRTLVPSLVKKGRKKFDLLGTFLLISALAALSIGINRIESDNFLNSIVSWQVLPFVLYAIMALPIFYKVEEKAEDGIIKIELLQNPVLRLTFLLGLCAGLAEAAVIFVPSMLTKTFGVSESTASFMLIPMVVAMLFGALLSGKATDKIGPRLTLMIAGLLTSFGFLLVGFKGDELYWMYSGGILIGLSLAALLGAPLRFLVNSNTDSSMRASGQGVVTVSTGTGQIISAALLGALITSLGNSIQSYMSSFLLISIIGVFVVILAFLLPKKNNAQIKT, encoded by the coding sequence ATGTCCCTTTCTGAAAAGTCACCTGAAGCGAAGGTGAATTATAAGTTAATGGCGCTCCTATTTACAGGAGTGCTCATGGGCGCCTTAGATATAGCTATTATCGGACCGGCTCTTCCGGCGATTAAATCTGCGTTCAATATCTCGACAAGAGATGCATCTTGGGTAATCAATATATATTTGTTGATGAACATGCTCTCTGCACCTCTGATGTCAAAACTATCCGACATACATGGCAGACGAATTATTTATATCATTGATGTGGCATTGTTCGGAATCGGCTCAATTGTAATTGCATTAGCACCCGATTTCACGACGGTTTTGATTGGTAGGGCAATACAAGGATTTGGCTCTGGCGGGATATTCCCCGTTGCGTCTGCAGTCATTGGCGATACTTTCCCCAAAGAAAAGCAAGGCTCCGCTCTCGGGATGATTGGGGCTGTTTTTGGTTTAGCTTTTATTGTTGGACCAATTGTTGGCGGACTTTTGCTGATGTATAATTGGCAATTTATCTTTGTGATCAATATTCCCATTGCTATTGTTATTATATATTTTTCAAGGACTTTAGTCCCTTCACTTGTCAAAAAAGGCAGGAAGAAATTCGACCTGCTTGGGACATTTTTGCTGATTAGTGCACTCGCCGCATTATCAATCGGAATCAACAGAATCGAATCGGATAATTTTTTGAATAGCATTGTATCTTGGCAAGTTTTGCCTTTTGTGCTATATGCAATTATGGCTTTGCCAATATTTTACAAAGTTGAGGAAAAAGCCGAAGACGGTATAATCAAAATTGAACTGCTCCAAAATCCGGTTCTGAGACTGACATTTCTTTTAGGGCTATGTGCCGGACTGGCAGAAGCTGCGGTGATTTTTGTGCCTTCGATGTTGACTAAAACCTTCGGTGTATCTGAATCAACGGCAAGTTTCATGTTGATACCGATGGTAGTCGCAATGTTGTTTGGAGCATTACTTTCCGGGAAAGCCACAGATAAAATTGGACCAAGATTAACGCTAATGATTGCAGGTTTGTTGACTTCATTTGGATTCCTACTTGTTGGGTTCAAAGGCGACGAGCTTTATTGGATGTATTCGGGTGGAATTTTGATAGGGCTTAGTTTAGCTGCATTATTGGGCGCACCTCTCAGATTTTTAGTCAATAGCAATACCGATAGTAGCATGAGAGCATCAGGGCAAGGCGTAGTCACAGTTTCAACGGGAACAGGCCAAATCATCAGCGCGGCACTGCTGGGAGCATTGATTACAAGTCTGGGGAATAGCATTCAAAGCTACATGAGTTCATTTTTATTAATTAGTATAATTGGGGTTTTTGTTGTTATTTTGGCTTTTTTGTTGCCTAAAAAAAATAATGCCCAAATCAAAACGTGA
- a CDS encoding PQQ-dependent sugar dehydrogenase: MKTYNSLLFACLIVVFCACETNQAQETFTTRDVVTNLNTPWEILWGPDDYIWMTERYGRISRVNPESGDLQVMYVIGDVLQGGERGLMGMALHPNFTSEPYVYVVYTYGVNNNTATRIKIIRLTYNGTALESPITLLENIPGAAIHDGARLWIDDNLKLFATIGDAGNGVLSQNLESNNGKVLRMNLDGSVPADNPFAGSLVWSLGHRNAQGLVKANGILYSSEHGPSTDDEVNIIEKGRNYGWPTVNGYCDTPQEIAFCEANNVVEPIKSLYPNSTLAVAGLDYYNGDLFPSWKNSLLLTTLKAQKLVLLKLSPDGKSITSEEYVIDGQFGRLRDLCVSPNGRIFISTSNRDGRGSPKAEDDRIIELLSNVQSVKPNSSGSIRWLRIYPNPTSNELRINPSDMVTDADIEIIDFLGNVRYKATNLNLDLNHSHSVILDKENFVSGIYYVILRYGNKLISEKLILN, encoded by the coding sequence ATGAAAACTTACAACTCGCTATTGTTTGCATGTTTAATTGTCGTATTCTGTGCTTGCGAAACTAACCAAGCTCAAGAAACTTTCACTACAAGAGATGTAGTAACTAATTTGAATACCCCGTGGGAAATATTATGGGGACCGGATGACTACATCTGGATGACCGAAAGATATGGCAGAATCAGCCGAGTCAATCCAGAATCAGGCGACTTGCAAGTTATGTATGTTATCGGTGATGTTTTGCAAGGAGGTGAGCGAGGATTGATGGGAATGGCATTACACCCAAACTTTACAAGCGAGCCTTATGTATATGTTGTTTATACTTATGGTGTAAATAATAATACAGCCACACGAATTAAAATTATAAGACTTACATATAACGGTACAGCTTTAGAATCTCCGATTACATTACTTGAAAATATACCGGGTGCAGCAATTCATGACGGTGCAAGACTGTGGATAGACGATAATTTGAAATTATTTGCTACAATTGGTGATGCCGGAAATGGTGTCTTATCTCAAAATCTTGAAAGCAATAATGGTAAAGTGTTGAGGATGAATCTGGACGGTAGCGTACCTGCGGATAATCCATTTGCCGGAAGTTTAGTTTGGAGTTTAGGGCATCGTAACGCACAGGGCTTAGTTAAGGCAAACGGAATATTATATTCCTCCGAACATGGTCCAAGTACCGACGACGAAGTAAACATCATAGAAAAGGGGCGCAATTACGGTTGGCCCACTGTAAACGGTTATTGCGATACACCACAAGAAATTGCATTTTGCGAAGCTAATAATGTCGTTGAACCAATTAAATCGCTTTACCCAAATTCTACATTAGCAGTAGCAGGTTTGGATTATTATAATGGCGATTTGTTCCCCTCATGGAAAAATTCTTTATTGCTCACAACATTAAAAGCACAAAAATTGGTGCTTTTGAAATTATCTCCCGATGGTAAAAGTATAACAAGTGAAGAATATGTAATTGACGGGCAGTTTGGCAGATTGCGAGATCTTTGCGTCTCCCCCAACGGCAGAATTTTCATTTCAACAAGCAACAGAGATGGCAGAGGTTCTCCCAAAGCCGAAGATGACAGAATTATTGAGTTATTGTCAAATGTTCAATCTGTTAAACCTAACAGTTCAGGCAGCATTAGATGGTTGAGAATTTATCCAAATCCAACTTCTAACGAATTACGAATCAACCCAAGTGATATGGTAACTGACGCAGATATTGAAATTATTGATTTCTTGGGTAATGTAAGATACAAAGCAACAAATCTTAATTTGGATTTGAATCATTCACATTCGGTCATACTTGATAAAGAAAATTTCGTTTCAGGAATTTATTACGTAATTTTGAGATACGGAAATAAACTGATTAGCGAAAAACTTATATTGAATTGA
- the meaB gene encoding methylmalonyl Co-A mutase-associated GTPase MeaB: MKKKVKPEWVPDDSSDEFTTSVMPGITLDSSPKTNKRLGKQAIDIDTLAQGVISGDRVLLSKSITLIESNLQAHIDKAQSLLKQLLPHSGKSVRIGITGPPGAGKSTFIEALGTYLCRNGSKVAVLAIDPSSTISKGAILGDKTRMEELSNQENAFIRPSPSGGTLGGVARKTKESIIACEAAGFDVILIETIGVGQSEITVRSMVDCFLLLLLPGSGDELQGIKKGVVELADILVINKAEGKYLERAQLTQSAYQNATQLLTPATEGWKPKVFTCSALNKTGVSEVWSAINEFLINVKSSGVFDSRRKKQVIDWIYAMIEEEIKNQFYNNKIITNLRPDIEKNVLDGIITPTQAVRELLKNYHL, translated from the coding sequence ATGAAAAAGAAAGTAAAGCCCGAATGGGTTCCTGATGACAGTAGTGACGAATTTACGACATCGGTTATGCCGGGAATTACACTTGATAGTTCGCCCAAAACAAACAAAAGACTCGGCAAACAAGCTATTGATATTGACACTTTAGCTCAAGGTGTGATTAGTGGCGATAGAGTATTATTGTCGAAATCTATCACTTTGATTGAAAGCAATCTTCAAGCACATATTGACAAAGCACAATCATTATTGAAGCAGCTTCTCCCTCATTCAGGAAAATCGGTCAGAATCGGCATTACCGGACCTCCCGGAGCCGGAAAAAGTACATTTATCGAAGCATTGGGAACTTACCTTTGCCGCAACGGTTCCAAAGTGGCAGTATTGGCAATTGACCCAAGCAGTACAATTTCTAAGGGTGCAATATTGGGCGACAAAACTCGAATGGAGGAACTAAGCAACCAAGAAAACGCATTTATCCGCCCTTCTCCTTCGGGTGGAACTCTCGGTGGAGTTGCTCGCAAAACAAAAGAATCAATCATAGCTTGTGAAGCAGCCGGATTCGACGTTATTCTAATTGAAACGATTGGAGTTGGGCAAAGCGAAATCACAGTTCGTTCCATGGTGGATTGCTTTTTACTTTTACTTTTGCCGGGTTCGGGCGATGAATTACAGGGAATTAAAAAGGGTGTTGTAGAATTAGCCGATATTCTGGTAATTAACAAAGCCGAAGGAAAATATCTTGAGCGTGCCCAATTGACCCAAAGTGCTTACCAAAATGCAACTCAGCTATTAACTCCGGCGACCGAAGGATGGAAACCCAAAGTCTTTACATGTTCTGCATTGAACAAAACAGGTGTTTCCGAAGTTTGGTCTGCAATTAACGAGTTCCTAATCAATGTCAAATCTTCCGGTGTTTTTGATTCGAGACGAAAAAAACAAGTTATAGATTGGATTTATGCAATGATTGAAGAAGAAATTAAAAATCAATTTTATAATAATAAAATCATCACAAATTTGCGTCCCGATATTGAAAAGAATGTCTTAGATGGCATTATCACTCCTACTCAAGCAGTTCGAGAATTATTAAAAAACTATCATTTATGA
- the rdgB gene encoding RdgB/HAM1 family non-canonical purine NTP pyrophosphatase has product MTLLAATNNQHKIAEIRTILSDIDGLEIVTPISLGININPEENGTSFEQNAEIKARAFYEAARIPVIADDSGLEVDQLDGLPGINSARYTGVDGDDKANRMKLLSELNFSELVSARFRCVICYFDGTQTIFASGKVEGQIISEERGSMGFGYDPIFIPDNYDITFAEMDSISKNKLSHRADALRQLRAALSLRI; this is encoded by the coding sequence ATGACACTATTAGCAGCAACAAATAATCAGCATAAAATCGCAGAAATCAGAACCATTTTATCTGACATTGACGGATTGGAAATCGTAACTCCAATTAGTCTGGGAATAAATATTAATCCTGAAGAAAACGGAACAAGCTTTGAACAAAATGCAGAAATCAAAGCACGAGCTTTTTATGAAGCTGCCCGAATTCCCGTTATTGCCGATGATTCAGGATTAGAAGTTGACCAATTGGATGGTTTGCCCGGAATCAATTCCGCTCGATATACCGGAGTTGACGGCGATGACAAAGCGAATCGAATGAAATTACTCTCAGAATTAAACTTTTCAGAACTTGTTTCAGCACGCTTCAGATGCGTAATTTGTTATTTCGACGGCACTCAAACAATTTTTGCGAGCGGTAAAGTCGAAGGACAAATCATTAGCGAAGAGCGTGGCAGCATGGGATTTGGCTACGACCCGATTTTTATCCCCGATAATTACGACATAACTTTTGCTGAAATGGATAGCATTTCTAAGAATAAACTAAGCCATCGTGCAGATGCTTTGAGACAACTTAGAGCAGCACTTAGTTTGAGAATTTGA